From the genome of Salvelinus fontinalis isolate EN_2023a chromosome 20, ASM2944872v1, whole genome shotgun sequence, one region includes:
- the LOC129817131 gene encoding kinase D-interacting substrate of 220 kDa B-like — protein sequence MKMNFGDWQLFRGTVLEMRHVESQVLHEEAPSEMDSSVVGHGEPRRQVAPPHAGAANLEANSPMYSFNLSFEELSNVGLDEPPRHSNNTWMAPTHRTPSMSSLNSQESSNDIVKLTEKQQSEYRNAYQEYIAQMATLEVGGGGGEKPVQPHPNQFMTSASSEDKTKDKATTKRSTSKLPAVDAPDFTTAEAPLDPITEEDEKQDPHGSSKTLLGRKAPGSSDRGSGLFQGAADLKMKTGGLPYQKLTSDDEDSENSDAPLLGDAKKPGDPKASSLALAKGKEYLSDAMLDKKDSSDSGMRSNESSPNHSLQDEEADLSQLEQANLIELDQEDSQSRAASKRGLPSSLSGLQDSAVARMSICSEDQCSLLASSPEESWPLSKSYNLNRTPSNTTLNNNTNDQQRCQGQRAPVGSTDTTCSTPTSSSISEVIVSTGSGTTSTTTKPGPHNENVRVVHLKRGLNPGDPPEITTVSSDTVTFGEERESIL from the exons ATGAAAATGAACTTTGGAGACTGGCAGCTCTTCAGAGGAACT gtGTTGGAGATGCGTCACGTGGAGAGCCAGGTGCTTCATGAGGAGGCTCCCAGCGAGATGGACAGCAGTGTGGTGGGCCACGGGGAACCGAGGCGCCAGGTCGCCCCGCCCCATGCCGGTGCCGCCAACCTCGAGGCCAACTCACCCATGTACAGCTTCAACCTGAGCTTTGAGGAACTGAGCAATGTGGGACTGGACGAGCCTCCCAGGCATAGCAACAACACATGGATG GCCCCCACCCACCGTACCCCCAGCATGTCCAGCCTCAACTCCCAGGAGTCGTCCAACGACATCGTCAAGCTGACGGAAAAGCAGCAGTCGGAGTACCGCAACGCCTACCAGGAGTACATCGCCCAGATGGCCACGCTGGAGGTGGGCGGAGGCGGGGGAGAGAAGCCCGTCCAGCCCCACCCCAACCAGTTCATGACCTCCGCCAGCTCCGAGGACAAAACCAAGGACAAGGCTACCACCAAGAGAAGCACCTCCAAGCTTCCCGCCGTGGATGCCCCGGACTTCACCACCGCCGAAGCCCCCCTGGACCCCATCACAGAGGAGGACGAGAAGCAGGACCCCCATGGCTCCTCCAAGACCCTGCTCGGACGCAAGGCGCCCGGGTCCAGTGACCGGGGGAGCGGCCTGTTCCAGGGAGCAGCCGACCTCAAGATGAAGACCGGTGGGCTGCCCTACCAGAAGCTCACCAGCGACGACGAGGATTCAGAGAACTCCGACGCTCCTCTCCTGGGGGACGCGAAAAAGCCAGGTGACCCCAAAGCATCCTCCCTGGCCCTGGCTAAGGGTAAAGAATACCTGTCTGACGCCATGCTGGATAAGAAGGATTCTTCTGACTCCGGCATGCGCTCCAACGAGAGCTCGCCCAACCACTCCCTGCAGGATGAGGAGGCTGACCTGTCCCAGCTGGAGCAGGCCAACCTGATCGAGCTGGACCAGGAGGACAGCCAGAGCCGGGCGGCCAGTAAGAGGGGTCTGCCCAGCAGCCTGAGTGGTCTCCAGGACTCAGCTGTAGCCCGCATGTCCATCTGCTCCGAGGACCAGTGCAGCCTGCTGGCCAGCAGCCCCGAAGAGAGCTGGCCCTTATCCAAGAGCTACAACCTCAACCGCACGCCCAGCAACACCaccctcaacaacaacaccaacgaCCAGCAGCGTTGCCAGGGACAGAGGGCTCCAGTGGGGTCCACCGACACCACCTGTTCCACCCCTACTTCCTCCTCCATCAGCGAGGTCATCGTCTCCACGGGTTCCGGCACCACCAGTACCACCACCAAGCCCGGCCCGCACAACGAGAACGTGCGCGTGGTGCACCTGAAGAGGGGGCTGAACCCCGGGGATCCTCCGGAGATCACCACCGTGTCCTCCGACACCGTCACTTTCGGAGAGGAGCGCGAGAGCATCCTGTGA
- the LOC129817133 gene encoding DNA-binding protein inhibitor ID-2-like, whose protein sequence is MHNILSHSTVVMKAISPERSMRNNISNSSEHTLGISRSKSPMDDPLSLLYNMNDCYTMLKELVPSLPQNGNVSKIEILQHVIDYILDLQIALDSSSSLSSCQHQQQRLGQGQAASPRNPLATINSDISLITFQSTDHFPKGTETHDS, encoded by the exons ATGCATAATATCTTATCACACTCAACTGTCGTCATGAAAGCAATAAGCCCGGAGCGGTCTATGAGGAACAACATCTCCAACTCGTCGGAACATACCCTCGGCATCTCCCGGAGCAAGAGCCCGATGGATGACCCTCTGAGTCTGCTGTACAATATGAACGACTGCTACACAATGCTGAAGGAACTCGTGCCCAGCCTCCCACAGAACGGGAACGTCAGTAAAATTGAGATATTGCAGCATGTTATAGACTATATCTTGGACCTTCAGATTGCACTGGACTCTAGCTCGTCCCTCTCCAGCTGCCAACATCAGCAGCAGCGACTGGGACAGGGACAGGCAGCATCACCCAGGAATCCCCTAGCAACCATCAACTCAGACATCAGCCTCATCACCTTTCAG TCAACTGACCACTTCCCCAAAGGGACAGAGACTCATGACAGCTAA